The following coding sequences are from one Dermacentor silvarum isolate Dsil-2018 chromosome 4, BIME_Dsil_1.4, whole genome shotgun sequence window:
- the LOC119449435 gene encoding transmembrane protein 272 isoform X2: protein MSLPPYSDSPIPTPFRSPVENDLPPSYDDITNPNAPPPSYQSLFGQVREVHKASNGVLDFLRSVILLLLGTLGCTILVGVTVIIPVSMIVIGTTYLNDCPAEKYIPIFLVMGGVFGVLKTLLDVCGKCRRPDNSGEAGRNVAEEQRAEERTWSTLVNCFLFAWYVAGCVWVYRAYPPDYTNSESPAFCDRTLYLFAFGLVTAGLLSLGLVAACLCCLTLFSLLSSKD from the exons ATGTCGTTGCCGCCGTATAGTGACAGCCCCATACCGACGCCTTTTCGCAGTCCAGTGGAAAATGACTTGCCTCCGTCTTACGACGACATCACAAATCCAAATG CCCCCCCTCCATCGTACCAGTCACTTTTTGGACAGGTTCGAGAGGTACACAAAGCATCCAACGGAGTGCTAGACTTCTTGCGGAGTGTTATACTCCTCTTGCTGGGCACTC TTGGATGTACAATCTTGGTTGGAGTCACAGTGATCATTCCTGTCAGCATGATAGTGATAG GTACCACATACTTAAATGACTGCCCAGCTGAAAAGTACATCCCAATTTTTCTGGTGATGGGTGGAGTGTTTGGTGTGCTGAAGACTCTACTCGACGTCTGTGGCAAGTGTCGACGCCCTGACAACAGCGGGGAGGCTGGCCGCAATGTAGCAGAAGAACAGCGTGCTGAAGAGCGTACTTGGAGCACACTTGTGAATTGTTTTCTTTTCGCCTGGTATGTTGCTG GCTGTGTGTGGGTGTACCGTGCCTATCCTCCGGACTACACAAACAGCGAAAGCCCTGCATTTTGTGACAGGACTTTGTACCTCTTTGCGTTTGGACTCGTCACAGCGGGGCTGCtctcgcttggcttggtggctgcCTGCCTCTGCTGCCTAACACTCTTCTCGTTGCTCTCGAGCAAGGATTGA
- the LOC119449435 gene encoding transmembrane protein 272 isoform X1, translating into MACGDTRRLCSETEFAMSLPPYSDSPIPTPFRSPVENDLPPSYDDITNPNAPPPSYQSLFGQVREVHKASNGVLDFLRSVILLLLGTLGCTILVGVTVIIPVSMIVIGTTYLNDCPAEKYIPIFLVMGGVFGVLKTLLDVCGKCRRPDNSGEAGRNVAEEQRAEERTWSTLVNCFLFAWYVAGCVWVYRAYPPDYTNSESPAFCDRTLYLFAFGLVTAGLLSLGLVAACLCCLTLFSLLSSKD; encoded by the exons ATGGCGTGTGGTGATACCCGTCGTCTGTGCAGCGAAACT GAGTTCGCCATGTCGTTGCCGCCGTATAGTGACAGCCCCATACCGACGCCTTTTCGCAGTCCAGTGGAAAATGACTTGCCTCCGTCTTACGACGACATCACAAATCCAAATG CCCCCCCTCCATCGTACCAGTCACTTTTTGGACAGGTTCGAGAGGTACACAAAGCATCCAACGGAGTGCTAGACTTCTTGCGGAGTGTTATACTCCTCTTGCTGGGCACTC TTGGATGTACAATCTTGGTTGGAGTCACAGTGATCATTCCTGTCAGCATGATAGTGATAG GTACCACATACTTAAATGACTGCCCAGCTGAAAAGTACATCCCAATTTTTCTGGTGATGGGTGGAGTGTTTGGTGTGCTGAAGACTCTACTCGACGTCTGTGGCAAGTGTCGACGCCCTGACAACAGCGGGGAGGCTGGCCGCAATGTAGCAGAAGAACAGCGTGCTGAAGAGCGTACTTGGAGCACACTTGTGAATTGTTTTCTTTTCGCCTGGTATGTTGCTG GCTGTGTGTGGGTGTACCGTGCCTATCCTCCGGACTACACAAACAGCGAAAGCCCTGCATTTTGTGACAGGACTTTGTACCTCTTTGCGTTTGGACTCGTCACAGCGGGGCTGCtctcgcttggcttggtggctgcCTGCCTCTGCTGCCTAACACTCTTCTCGTTGCTCTCGAGCAAGGATTGA